Below is a genomic region from Pseudopipra pipra isolate bDixPip1 chromosome 6, bDixPip1.hap1, whole genome shotgun sequence.
TTTGTAGcatccagcacagcaaggacctTGTTGCAGAGGATAAAGGCATGTTAGGCATGTAACTGCTGACTGCCCCTCCAGGGAAAGAGTGATTTCCTCTGAGCAGCTTGGGCTCCATGCAACGATGTTTTAGATGTTGCAGAAGACCCGTGCGAAGCTCAGAGTATCCTTCACTGAGAGGACTTGTCTGCTCCCCCCACGCAGGGGCCAGCAATcgtgccaggcagcagcagagcagagtcCCGTGATGGAGCAGCAGATAACCCTTGACAGGTGTGCAGAcagcaaaaagcaaaaggagcaactgagaaagagagaaaacagctgGAAACAGCAAGATCTTGGAAGTCGTCATGATTTACGCAGCAAATTAAAGACAACAAAGAGTTGCAATCCCTGGAAAGCTTTGCAACCCCCCCGTTATAATTAGCTGTTGGCTCTGGAGGTGGTTTGCCAAACCAGTTTTCCAGCTGGGATGGtgctgggttttattttccccctgCTTCCATGCTCAATACCTGCTTAAAGCAGTGTGCTGGTGTAACATCAGCCAGTACCCAGCTCTGGCCAAGCTCACCATGGAATAAAACCTGGGGCCCAGGCAATGCATTTGCTTCTCAGCACTGACCCTGATGGTCTTGTAGAAGGCTTCCTTCCCTCTAAGCAGAACTTCACATATCctatgtgtcatggtttgagagccccaaaatccaattccctagttctagcccccctcccacatctcaacccagtgtgatatgggttttccagacaccatacaagactcaaaatggggggaagggaatatattacaatgactgtacaaaataaatactacaatacattatatacaatctgaactatctctaccatgacaaaacagtatttacagtggatcaaatctcttctgccttccaaataaaagtccaggagggaagaaggaagagatcctttccactctcagagcagcagtctctagggcagcaggctCTCTTCTCTCATGCAgaagctgtagctggatctctgccagtacacatgagggggtatccaagccctctTGGCCACTCGactccaagcgagggtcttctcttctgTAGGTTGTGTTCACCGGGACAAAGGTCACTTCActacgtcatatcacgaagcgcaggggtcttcgtgacgatccctatcttcaggggattcaagcccCCTTGCAAAGCTCCCGTGCTCTGTCATCAGGCTGCTAGCTTAGCAGCAACAGCGGGAGGGCGAGGCcctcctctgcattcctttggcCATCCCAGTCTAGCTTTCCAGGACgcctgagcttttcagctcctctctgcagtgcatgcTGCATCTTAGGACTTCATTCAGTAGGAGTCCATCCTCTCCGCTTAGGAGAGGTCacaaaaggagtttggggttttggttcagttcttacccaaactttctctctgtagagcttagttctgctctctctgctgctggctctctttcctTCAGACAACTCTATGTCTCTCTTCCTTGGCTAcgtgctgtttctgctgcttcttcagttcttatctgttggctctctgccaccttccctCAGTCAGTGCTGTTCTTGCTGCCACTTCTGctgctcacggtggagaaaCATCCCCCAGGTCATAGCtacaggtacttagcccagcttaaactgttccaagtccctgtagccccgCAGCCGGGCTCCTGCCTcttctcctcgtggctctacaacatgactacttcaacaacaacaactacaactacttTCTTTTCCGGTCTaagtgtgatatgtttatattttgcagaagcgctcattggttcaaacctcaagggtcaccaccccctggggatttaccattttataacttcagggggaaaactgttttcccccaccacacCATGGCTGTGGTGGTGGGCTCCAGATAGTCTTTGTTACCTATGATTTTTGCAGCCAGACATCACCAAATATAAATCCTAAGGAAAGGAATCAAAGCCAACTAGGACTGGGAACCCAAGACATGTAATGTTCAACACAGTGTCATCCCTCTCAACCAAAATTAATAGCAACATATGCTCCAGTCCCAACTGAATGACATCAGCAtgacatataaatatatatatatgtatatatatatatatatgaagtgCTTTATTGCAGCATCAGAATAAAGAATTATTCTCTATGAAATTTTGTAGgaataaaagacattttatatatattatatataaaaaaaccacaataaaCCTAAGGAATAAAACCTTAGAGACTCATCACTTAAATGGCAGTGAGCTGGACAGAATCTTTGATGGGATATAAAAATAAACGCTTGCTTAATGTCTGCTTTTCTCAAAGTGCTCTGCAAAGCCTCCCGGTGTGTAAGGTGCTTGTATGAGGAACAACACTGCTTCTTGTTTCTCATGCTCCAGTTCATGCCTATATTGTCTAAACCATAGAGGCAGCGAAGCAGAATAGCTACTTGGTTCTCAACTAGCTTTTGTGGGGGAGCGGGGAGTGAGGGGCTGTCAATGCAAGGAATTTTTCAACTTGCCCTTGGACAGGAACTCCAGTTATTACAGAACTAGACTGGTTGACATAGCCAGTATAAAGAGGAGGAGGGTGCAAAGCCTGAATAACAGTCCTTATTGTAAGAGCATTTCCTTAGAGAGTAGCCAGTCTAACAAACAAATTGGCTGAGCTTTTGCAAGTCTCCTTCAAGAAAGGCAGTTTGCAGGCTCCTGCTTCCATGTGTGGGTCCAATACGGAACACTAGGCACATTAAACAGGAGGTTGTTTTAAAGAAGTCAGCAGTGATGGTAAATAAGCTCCTCTGAGAGTCTGATGATGTTAATAATGACATATGGTATGGGAGAGGAAATATGAAGATGCTGTGCTGAATGACGGAAGATAACAAGCTCATCCTTCCATGGCCTTGCCCGGTCAGTTTGTTTGCTTCCCATACAAAAGCCTCTGTGTCTCTTTACGAGGTTCCCTGAACACATCCCAGGCTCCCAGAATCAACCTACCAGACCACTGCCACCCCCTCTTTACCACCTCTTTATGATCTACCTCTTTAGCAGAAACTAGTGAGCAAATGACCATTTTGACTAGGAACATGTAATGATCAGAAAATTTTCCAGGGTCTAGGTCTTCATCATGCTTATTTGGTTGCCTTCCTTCTTACTACTTACATAACACTGCTCATCTCAGACTGCATACCTGTTGGGAAATGGATGATGCCTGCCTATGTTTTGATAGAACCCACAGCCAGAGTCTAGGGATACAAGTGTGGAATAACAGTTAAATAAGAAGAATTCAGTGATAACTTCATTAATAGTTTTGTTTCACCAGCTAGGAAGTCTTAGCTACTGATGACCCAAGATGCAATATTCTACCAGTAACCAAGGCAAAAGGATCAACATACATTCAACATATATAAAGACGCTCCCAGAAAGACTCCCCAGATTGCTTTCACATCATGGATATTCACTGATGCTGGAGAAAACTCCTGCAAGGACAGACATAGCACAGGATGGTCAGCCAAGGACCTCTGCAACCAGACAGATATTTTTTTGGTCCAACAGTGTCCTGCAGAAACACATCGAGTAGCTAACAGCCTCAGGTGAAACTTCTAGTCTAGAAATGACTCCATTCGTCTTTATGTGTGCTTGACTTgctcttttatttcctctgatGCATAAAATTTTCCAAATGAAAGCTGTAAAGTTTCTGCCAGGTTCAACAACTGAATGTCCAGGGATAAAGGTGCTCAGCCTAGTTTCTTTGCAGAAAAGCTCACAAAATATGCTGGGACACACTGCCACGGACCTGGGAAAAACTGAATAAAACCCAGGCAAGACCAAAGTGCCAACAGAAAACATCATGATTCGTGATCTGTGGACACCAGGTATTGACATTATTAGCATGTGTGTGTTCCTCCTTTGGAGCCACACTTGTGAGCCTGGCCTGGCAGCGAGCCTGAGAGGCGCAGGGCGTGCCCATGAGTCGCTTTCCCTGGCTGTCTCCTGCTGGGCACCTGGGCAGAGACAGCATGGAGCAGGGCCCGTGTCCAGCAGCAGACCAGAGAGGGCCAATGCTGGATGCTCCCAGTGGCACCTGACTTGTTCCTCTTCCCATGGAGAACTTGACTCGGTGCTTTTTGCTCCTTGCCAGCAATGGCATGAGCAGTGGCCAAGGTGTCTCCTGTCTCTGGCAGGCCTGTGAGTGGGAAACACAGGACTTCCTTCTGGGCTGTGTCACAGGTGCTCCTGAGCACTGAGATCCTctgggggctgccagggcaccaAGGCCTGACAGTGGGCTAGTGCTGGGACTTGCACAGGGGCTACCACCCTGCTCCCCCAAGCACCAAGGCAGAGGGGCTGAAATGCACAGAGGTGGTGCATCCCCTGTGATGACCTCCTCTAAGGCCCACCCATGTCTAGCTTTGGCGACCAAAACCCTGGTGGCAAGGCAATCTTCCAAGGGAGCCCAGGCAACcagtctcctcctgccccacacccACCCTCAGCCTATGGACCCTGCTAAGcctttctctgctccttcccaaCTGTGCATGCACAAACCTGAGGAGCATGCAAACCCTGCTCTGTATGCATGGTTGGGACAGCCGTGTGCTCTCTAGAGGACCTACCCCAGTTTCAGATATAGTCCAGtgtgtgccagggcaggtgCACAGGCAAGAGCAGGCAGCCGTGCCTCACCAGCTCCTCAGACAAGGCATGAagccagcaggagctgtgcctgctTCACCCTGTGCTCAGCTTTCAGGTTGCATTGAAAGGTCGTAGAGAACAAAAgcgggcaggagcagccccttgTTCCATTTACACCTCCCAGCACTTACTGTTTCCCCATGTGCCAGCCCAGGAGCCCTGGATTGCAGGACTGCCCTGGGTGGCATGGCAGGGATTGCACTAAGATAACTCCGGCACCCTCGGAAATCTGAGGGGGGCTGAGGCACCCCTCTGAGGGGTTGAGACAGATGGTGCATCCTCCCCGCTTTGCTTGGCACCACCGAGGAGCCCATGAGCAGGGCCGGGGCTCGCCAGGCTGCGCAGGGGTGCAAGCCAGTGGCTCCTTTGAGAGTGGCTGTGGCTAGTACTCCTTGgcctcctgcagctgggagaggtaCTCCTCCTCAGTGGGGTTGTCAGCACACTGTTGCCCATTGTTGGGGGGCCGGACAGCGTGATACCGGCTCCAGTCACCCTTGCAAAGGATCCAGGGCAGCATGTCCACTTTGTAGTGCAGCTCCGGGGAGAACTCGGTGCTGATGAGGTTGGGGACGCCAGCCCCCTTACCGCGGGTGATGAGGCGGGTGTGCTCGTCatagcagcagtgctgggcagccAGGGTGGTGCTGTCCAGGGAGAGCATGGAGCGCAGGCAGAAGCGTGCTGTGGGCTTGTAGATGTCCAGGCGCTCCTTGGGGCCACTGGCATCCCGCCATCGGAAGCTCTTGCCCTGCTGCTCATCCCGCAGGTTGACGGCACTGTAGACAGCCTCCAGTGGGTaggagcaggggcagctgggCAGGTCTGTCAGCACTTTGCTCAGGTACTTGGTGAGGAAGTCACTCTTGCAGTTCAGCCACTTCTCACAGCTGTCTACCTCTGGGGGGAAGGTACAGAAAGGTGAGGGCATGCACAGTCTGCACCCCACTTTACCCAGTTGCCATTTTTCTGCCACCTTGCCAATACCACCAGTGGAGCCTGCAACCACCAGGCAGGAGCAGTCAGGCTCTTGGGATGAGCTGGAGCCAGGCTCCCTCCCCAAGGCAGTGACAGAGGGAAGGGGTTTTGTGctggggccaggctggcagcaTTCCCCCACAGGAGAGGGCACACAGCAGGCTGGCCTCAGCCACTGAACCGTAAAGCAGGACTGTGTTGTACCAGGGTTGTGGGAGCAACTGGGTTTACCAGCATGACCACTGATGCCTGCACATGGTAGTGGTTTGGGGTGACTTAGGCTGGACACCAGACGTGGGAGCCCTTGGCAGAGCCCTCCCCACCAGCCAGCTATGACCCCCCAGTCATAGCTGAAGCTAGTGCAAGGCAGAAGCAGAGGCTGACCTGAGTTGAACAGTTCTGTGGTGTTGTCACTTCTGAAAGGTGTCTCTTCTGTGGGGAAGACCATTTCCCCTTCTGCAccttgagaaataaaaaaaaaaacaaaacaaagagccAGGCTGAACACCAGGACAAGTGGCGGGATTTTTCCCTCTGTATGTGCACCAGACACCATCCATTTTCTagcccctctcctgccactTCTTTGGTGACATAGCTCTGCCTTTGGAAGCAAGGGCCAGCAGCAAGACTGGATGGACACACCTGCCCGAAGCTGTGAGTTATGTAAATACCATTGGATAGAGCCGGCTCTCAATATGCCTCAGGAGAAAATTTCAAGCTCCCAGTGTGAGAGGTGCAAGAAGTCACACATCAAGCCGGACCCCAGCTCCTACCACCCTTGGGTACTACACAACTGCTTAGGGAGCCATGAAGCCCAATCATAGCCTCTTTGTGGAAACAAAGCCCCATGGTCATTAGCTCTGATCACACTAAACATAACTAGTTCTTGAAGCATgagcactgcctgcagcactgggGGACCAGCCCACATCGGGGTCAGACAGTACCCAAGCACTGGTATGGCCAAGGGCTCACCAGGGCAGTGTGGCAGGTCACAGGTCCTCGACTCCGTTGCTGTGCAGGCATAACCACAGGACCGGGTCCTCTTCTGGTTCCCACTGCCACAGGTAGTGCTGCAAGGGGACCACAGGCTCCACTCATCCTCATCTTCATAGTCTGTGCAAggcagggaagaggcagagaGTGGTGAACCTCAGCAAAGTCTTAGCAGAAGGGGAGCCAGCAGCCACCTGGGACCTCCCTCAGATCTGCACCATCCCTGTACAGGGACAGTGCTGCCTGGGGCACACAGAAGTACCCAGTCATGTGATGCCAAGGGTCAACCTTGTCCTCACTGCCAACCCCAGGGAAGCATCTCCTGAGCAAAAGCTCTCATTCTCACAGCTTTGCTCCCAGTCATACCAACCCAAACAGGCATCGCTGTCCATCCCCTTCCTCACTGAACTTGGCCAATGCACTGGCCATGATGCTGAAGCATGAGGTACTAGCAAAGGTTGACTGGTTTCAGGGTCATGGTCAAGAAGCTGCaagagggagctgctgtggtgCCATGGCCTGTCTGCTCACCAGTACTTGCCATGGAgccctctgcagctcctctcctgggGGAATGCCGACATCTGAGGCAAAGGCTTCTGGcactggtgtcactgcaggGATCTGAGTCCATGGCAGCAGCACTTATCATTAAACATTTACAATGTTTTTCTCATCTGAGCATGCCTTTGCTAGAGTCCATGCTCCATCTGATTACATGCAAGGGCAATTCCCACTGGGACTCTAGCATGTCTGACTGctggcagccacagctgagtACTGGCCTTGCTCCTTGGCATGCTTGCTTATTTTTTAAGTAGGAGCTGAGCACCAGCGTGCTATGatccctgctgcagggctgtgggccAGGCAAGGCAGGGGAGGGCAGTGCAGGTCTGCAGGGCAGCTGTGCATACCAAGAGAACTCACCgtaattatatttttccttaaagatCCAGTTCTTCTGCCCAGGCCATCGCTGGTCCCAATTACCTCCCACTCCACTGAGCATGGACTCTTCCTCCTCATACTCTGCTGTGTAatcttcctcctcatcctcttcttcttcctccctgtCCCCTACATCCAGGTTgtcatcctcttcctcctcttcttcctcttcttcctcctcttcctcctcctcctcctccccctcagcaggGTCAGTGTATTCCCAGAAGAGGGGCCAGAACAGGTCCTTGTGGGACAACCACTCAGAGGATGTCAGAGACCAGTCATTTCTTGTCTCCTTCAACAAGTCCATCTCCATCTCGGCCTGAGGATCATCCACCACTTCAATGGTCACCTTTAAGGCAGACATGAGGCAAGGCAGTGagccagggcacagccctgggacagACCTACCAGACCATGCACTGGTTCCCAACCCGAGACGCCAGAGACACCTTGGGCTGCAGGACCATGAGGAGCACAAGTGGTCTCGCCTCATCCAGAGAGACTGAGCACGGACAGtgtgggaggcacaggggggCTGGTGGTCACCCACAGGGGCAAACACCACCCTCAGAAATTGAGAGGTCACCTACGTAGGAGTGTTTGCTCCTGCTCTGTGGAGAGGAGCGGGGGGGGGCAGGGAAAAGAGTGTGAGCAAATTCCTATGGCAAGGAGCTTCTCCATGCCAGCTAGCTGCAGCTGGCAGTTACCAAGAAGACAGATGGCAGAAGCCACACAGACCCCATTCACAAGATCTTTCCTCTTAGGGAACCAAATGAGGCTGGAGAGCACATGCAGCACTCACCCACATCCCCCCCATGGCCCTCCTAGACCCACTCCCCACCTGAATGTTGGGGTTCTGGGCACTCAGGTCCACATTGGCCAGCCCCGGCAAGCTCTGCAGGTTCAGCATGAAGGGCAGGCTCTCCTCCtggccagcactgctgggctggggcactgctgggctcctggcagccTGCTGAGCCACCCCCCGACGCCTGTGCCGCCGTGGGCCAGCCTGCCCGCTCCGCCTCAGCCCCCGTGCCTTGCCTGATGGTGGCAGCTCCTCATCCCCTGCCGAACGAGGGTTGGATGAGGCAGAGacctggagagggaagaggtAGTGAAAACATCTCTTTAGGCTggcagtgcagggcagggaggaaacTGCTGCCCAGCAAAGGGGAGTCTGGTCTGCTGCACCAAACGGTTCTTCCACCCCATCTGCAGCATCAGGGTAGCAGTTAACATGTTAATCAATCAAATTAATACCCAGTGTCCTCTGCTGTGCTAGGACTCAGCCCTGCTGCACCTGAACCTACAGGTCTATTCAGGCTGGTGCCTCCCATACCCACAACCACCCTCTCTGCACCCCTCTGCTGTCTCATTGCCCATTTTGCCTGGCTTTCCACTTCTTGCTCTCCCTTTTTGGCCATTGCTTGGTCCCTGGAGATGGTCACACCATGGGCTGTTTCTGGTCACCGAGTTACCAGAGCTCatgtttaataattttatatatttatataaaaagttTATAACAAGGGCTTTATGACAAGGGGAAAACCTCATCAAAATAAATTGTTCTGTGGTGTTAGTATTAAGACAGACAACTTCAAGCAACACAGGTTTAATTGAGATTTCACATGCTGCCAAAGGCTACCACAAGGAGGGAAAGAAACTGCTGGTAGATATAACCCAGCTACCTCCAGGTCCTTGAGAAAGGGAAGATGCCCAGCTGAACAAGTCAACAAAACTCACTTGCCAGTGCTGCCAATGGCTCTaactgctgctgccacttcAGTGGCACGTGGCATTTCACAGCAGCCTCGtcccaggaggagcagggatagCGGGCAGGGAGCCTTGCCCCACAGGCAGCACCAGTCAgccggggggaggggggggagagggggcagGGAGGCGGCCAGCGCGTGCTGCCAAATAACTGG
It encodes:
- the ISM2 gene encoding isthmin-2 isoform X3, producing the protein MPLIRGQVVLILSFVFLTTFVAVVRGLPVRKHRSNSPKERSSKLAEVSASSNPRSAGDEELPPSGKARGLRRSGQAGPRRHRRRGVAQQAARSPAVPQPSSAGQEESLPFMLNLQSLPGLANVDLSAQNPNIQVTIEVVDDPQAEMEMDLLKETRNDWSLTSSEWLSHKDLFWPLFWEYTDPAEGEEEEEEEEEEEEEEEEEDDNLDVGDREEEEEDEEEDYTAEYEEEESMLSGVGGNWDQRWPGQKNWIFKEKYNYDYEDEDEWSLWSPCSTTCGSGNQKRTRSCGYACTATESRTCDLPHCPGAEGEMVFPTEETPFRSDNTTELFNSEVDSCEKWLNCKSDFLTKYLSKVLTDLPSCPCSYPLEAVYSAVNLRDEQQGKSFRWRDASGPKERLDIYKPTARFCLRSMLSLDSTTLAAQHCCYDEHTRLITRGKGAGVPNLISTEFSPELHYKVDMLPWILCKGDWSRYHAVRPPNNGQQCADNPTEEEYLSQLQEAKEY
- the ISM2 gene encoding isthmin-2 isoform X2, with product MPLIRGQVVLILSFVFLTTFVAVVRGLPVRKHRSNSPKERSSKLAEGCLAKKRISLSQSHLALLWMSSLCCHLGPPCVEHLVALPPRQEGPAGVSASSNPRSAGDEELPPSGKARGLRRSGQAGPRRHRRRGVAQQAARSPAVPQPSSAGQEESLPFMLNLQSLPGLANVDLSAQNPNIQVTIEVVDDPQAEMEMDLLKETRNDWSLTSSEWLSHKDLFWPLFWEYTDPAEGEEEEEEEEEEEEEEEEEDDNLDVGDREEEEEDEEEDYTAEYEEEESMLSGVGGNWDQRWPGQKNWIFKEKYNYDYEDEDEWSLWSPCSTTCGSGNQKRTRSCGYACTATESRTCDLPHCPEGEMVFPTEETPFRSDNTTELFNSEVDSCEKWLNCKSDFLTKYLSKVLTDLPSCPCSYPLEAVYSAVNLRDEQQGKSFRWRDASGPKERLDIYKPTARFCLRSMLSLDSTTLAAQHCCYDEHTRLITRGKGAGVPNLISTEFSPELHYKVDMLPWILCKGDWSRYHAVRPPNNGQQCADNPTEEEYLSQLQEAKEY
- the ISM2 gene encoding isthmin-2 isoform X1, which produces MPLIRGQVVLILSFVFLTTFVAVVRGLPVRKHRSNSPKERSSKLAEGCLAKKRISLSQSHLALLWMSSLCCHLGPPCVEHLVALPPRQEGPAGVSASSNPRSAGDEELPPSGKARGLRRSGQAGPRRHRRRGVAQQAARSPAVPQPSSAGQEESLPFMLNLQSLPGLANVDLSAQNPNIQVTIEVVDDPQAEMEMDLLKETRNDWSLTSSEWLSHKDLFWPLFWEYTDPAEGEEEEEEEEEEEEEEEEEDDNLDVGDREEEEEDEEEDYTAEYEEEESMLSGVGGNWDQRWPGQKNWIFKEKYNYDYEDEDEWSLWSPCSTTCGSGNQKRTRSCGYACTATESRTCDLPHCPGAEGEMVFPTEETPFRSDNTTELFNSEVDSCEKWLNCKSDFLTKYLSKVLTDLPSCPCSYPLEAVYSAVNLRDEQQGKSFRWRDASGPKERLDIYKPTARFCLRSMLSLDSTTLAAQHCCYDEHTRLITRGKGAGVPNLISTEFSPELHYKVDMLPWILCKGDWSRYHAVRPPNNGQQCADNPTEEEYLSQLQEAKEY
- the ISM2 gene encoding isthmin-2 isoform X4, with amino-acid sequence MPLIRGQVVLILSFVFLTTFVAVVRGLPVRKHRSNSPKERSSKLAEGCLAKKRISLSQSHLALLWMSSLCCHLGPPCVEHLVALPPRQEGPAGVSASSNPRSAGDEELPPSGKARGLRRSGQAGPRRHRRRGVAQQAARSPAVPQPSSAGQEESLPFMLNLQSLPGLANVDLSAQNPNIQVTIEVVDDPQAEMEMDLLKETRNDWSLTSSEWLSHKDLFWPLFWEYTDPAEGEEEEEEEEEEEEEEEEEDDNLDVGDREEEEEDEEEDYTAEYEEEESMLSGVGGNWDQRWPGQKNWIFKEKYNYGAEGEMVFPTEETPFRSDNTTELFNSEVDSCEKWLNCKSDFLTKYLSKVLTDLPSCPCSYPLEAVYSAVNLRDEQQGKSFRWRDASGPKERLDIYKPTARFCLRSMLSLDSTTLAAQHCCYDEHTRLITRGKGAGVPNLISTEFSPELHYKVDMLPWILCKGDWSRYHAVRPPNNGQQCADNPTEEEYLSQLQEAKEY